The Bacillota bacterium genome contains a region encoding:
- a CDS encoding NFACT RNA binding domain-containing protein gives MPYDTLMMAAAVQELSRTVVGGRIQKISQPERLELLLAVYSRGEVHRVAISADPARARLHLTKREKPNPAVPPQFCLILRKRVEGARIISVEQAAWDRVATLTLDARDELGAPKTLRLVVEVMGRHSNTVLTDDTGIIVDALKRVGPEENRYRSIWPGVAYVPPPAAGEIDPPAIDHSAMAGLLASAPAGAPVSEVLLKKVRGLGPELAREIAARAGADSRALVGALAEVTTPVLGGSPFDPRAYLDGTGSVVAFSAVPLTASRVGLIVRTFDTPGGLLDFVYGRAEEVARFQRSRENLQRVAENALARVARRAEAQRRELTEASDYERYRRYGDLIKANLHRIPPRSAELEAIDYADEDQPTVIVPLDPTRPPMDVAQRYFRLYSRGKRTVAAAGPRLAATEAEWRYLDAVSSSLTVLDTKGGPSTEDRAALAEIKAELAGAGYLKPDPPAGPRAKKPGKKPAKGRRPSGEGGAEPASTPHRFLTTTGKEILVGRNNRQNDLLTLRLARPDDLWLHVKDIPGSHVILRLAPGEEAKPEEITEAALLAAWF, from the coding sequence GTGCCCTATGACACCTTGATGATGGCCGCCGCCGTCCAGGAGCTATCCCGGACCGTGGTCGGCGGGCGGATCCAGAAGATCAGCCAACCCGAACGGCTCGAACTCCTCCTGGCCGTCTATTCCCGCGGGGAAGTCCACCGGGTGGCCATCTCGGCCGACCCGGCCCGGGCCAGGCTCCACCTGACCAAGCGGGAGAAGCCCAACCCGGCCGTGCCGCCCCAATTCTGCCTGATCCTGCGCAAGCGGGTCGAGGGGGCCCGGATCATCTCGGTCGAGCAGGCGGCCTGGGATCGCGTGGCCACCCTGACCCTGGACGCCCGCGACGAACTCGGGGCGCCGAAGACCCTCCGTCTCGTGGTCGAGGTGATGGGCCGTCATAGCAACACCGTCCTGACCGATGATACGGGGATCATCGTCGACGCGTTGAAACGGGTCGGACCCGAAGAAAACCGTTACCGCTCGATCTGGCCGGGGGTGGCCTACGTGCCCCCGCCGGCGGCCGGCGAGATCGACCCCCCGGCCATTGATCACTCGGCCATGGCCGGCCTCTTGGCTTCCGCGCCGGCCGGCGCGCCGGTTTCCGAAGTCCTCCTGAAGAAGGTCCGCGGCCTGGGGCCGGAGCTGGCCCGCGAAATCGCCGCCAGGGCCGGTGCTGATAGCCGGGCCCTGGTGGGGGCATTGGCCGAGGTCACCACCCCGGTCCTCGGGGGGAGTCCCTTCGATCCTCGGGCTTACCTCGACGGCACCGGCTCGGTGGTGGCCTTCTCGGCCGTCCCCCTGACAGCCAGCCGGGTCGGCTTGATCGTTCGAACCTTTGACACCCCCGGCGGACTCCTCGACTTCGTCTACGGGCGGGCCGAGGAGGTCGCCCGCTTCCAGCGGTCGCGGGAGAACCTCCAGCGGGTGGCTGAGAACGCCCTGGCCCGGGTGGCCCGGCGGGCCGAGGCCCAGCGGCGTGAACTCACCGAGGCCAGCGACTACGAACGCTACCGCCGCTACGGCGACCTGATCAAGGCCAACCTCCACCGCATCCCCCCGCGGTCGGCCGAACTAGAGGCCATCGACTACGCCGACGAGGACCAGCCAACGGTGATCGTCCCCCTCGACCCGACGCGGCCGCCGATGGACGTGGCCCAGCGCTACTTCCGGCTCTACTCACGGGGCAAGAGGACGGTCGCCGCGGCCGGCCCGCGGCTGGCCGCCACCGAGGCTGAGTGGCGCTACCTGGACGCCGTCTCCTCGAGCCTGACCGTCCTGGATACGAAAGGCGGCCCGTCCACCGAGGACCGGGCCGCCCTGGCCGAGATCAAAGCCGAACTTGCCGGCGCCGGCTACCTCAAGCCCGATCCCCCGGCCGGGCCGCGGGCCAAGAAGCCTGGGAAAAAGCCGGCTAAAGGCCGGCGTCCGAGCGGCGAGGGCGGCGCCGAGCCGGCTTCCACTCCCCACCGCTTCCTGACGACCACCGGGAAGGAGATTCTGGTCGGGCGGAACAACCGCCAGAATGACCTGTTGACCCTCCGCCTGGCCCGCCCGGACGACCTCTGGCTTCACGTCAAAGACATCCCGGGCTCTCACGTCATCCTTCGCCTCGCCCCGGGGGAGGAGGCCAAACCAGAAGAAATCACCGAGGCCGCCCTCTTGGCGGCCTGGTTCA